A window of the Streptomyces formicae genome harbors these coding sequences:
- the ftsE gene encoding cell division ATP-binding protein FtsE — MIRFDNVSKSYPKQNRPALRDVSLEIEKGEFVFLVGSSGSGKSTFLRLILREERASHGMVHVLGKDLARLSNWKVPHMRRQLGTVFQDFRLLPNKTVAENVAFAQEVIGKPRGEIRKAVPQVLDLVGLGGKEDRMPGELSGGEQQRVAIARAFVNRPMLLIADEPTGNLDPQTSVGIMKLLDRINRTGTTVVMATHDQNIVDQMRKRVIELEQGRLVRDQARGVYGYQH, encoded by the coding sequence GTGATCCGATTCGACAACGTCTCCAAGAGCTACCCCAAGCAGAACCGCCCAGCCCTGCGCGACGTCTCCCTGGAGATCGAGAAGGGGGAGTTCGTCTTCCTCGTGGGCTCGTCCGGTTCCGGAAAGTCGACCTTTCTGCGGCTGATCCTGCGCGAGGAGCGCGCCAGCCACGGCATGGTGCATGTCCTGGGCAAGGACCTCGCCCGGCTCTCGAACTGGAAGGTGCCGCACATGCGCCGCCAGCTCGGCACCGTCTTCCAGGACTTCCGTCTGCTGCCCAACAAGACCGTCGCGGAGAACGTGGCCTTCGCGCAGGAGGTCATCGGCAAGCCGCGTGGCGAGATCCGCAAGGCGGTCCCGCAGGTCCTCGACCTCGTCGGGCTCGGCGGCAAGGAGGACCGGATGCCCGGTGAGCTCTCCGGTGGTGAGCAGCAGCGCGTCGCGATCGCGCGGGCCTTCGTCAACCGCCCGATGCTGCTGATCGCGGACGAGCCGACCGGCAACCTCGACCCGCAGACCTCCGTCGGCATCATGAAGCTGCTGGACCGGATCAACAGGACCGGCACCACGGTGGTGATGGCGACCCACGACCAGAACATCGTCGACCAGATGCGCAAGCGCGTCATCGAGCTCGAGCAGGGCCGTCTCGTACGAGACCAGGCGCGCGGCGTCTACGGCTACCAGCACTGA
- the prfB gene encoding peptide chain release factor 2, producing the protein MAVVDVSEELKSLSSTMGSIEAVLDLDRMRADIAVLEEQAAAPSLWDDPEAAQKITSKLSHLQAEVRKAEALRGRIDDLEVLFELAEAEDDPDTRAEAESELESVRKALDEMEVRTLLSGEYDEREALVNIRAEAGGVDAADFAEQLQRMYLRWAERHGYGTEIYETSYAEEAGIKSTTFVVKAPYAYGTLSVEQGTHRLVRISPFDNQGRRQTSFAGVEILPVVEQSDHVEIDESDLRVDVYRASGPGGQGVNTTDSAVRITHIPTGIVVSCQNERSQIQNKASAMNVLQAKLLERQRQEERAKMDALKGDGGSSWGNQMRSYVLHPYQMVKDLRTEFEVGNPQSVLDGEIDGFLEAGIRWRKQQEK; encoded by the coding sequence GTGGCAGTCGTCGATGTATCCGAAGAGCTGAAGTCCCTCTCCTCGACCATGGGGTCGATCGAGGCCGTCCTGGACCTCGACAGGATGAGGGCAGACATCGCCGTGCTCGAGGAGCAGGCGGCGGCGCCGTCCCTGTGGGACGACCCCGAGGCGGCGCAGAAGATCACCAGCAAGCTCTCGCACCTGCAGGCCGAGGTCCGCAAGGCGGAGGCGCTGCGCGGGCGGATCGACGACCTCGAGGTGCTCTTCGAGCTCGCCGAGGCCGAGGACGACCCGGACACCCGCGCCGAGGCCGAGTCCGAGCTGGAGTCGGTCCGCAAGGCGCTGGACGAGATGGAGGTCCGCACGCTCCTCTCCGGCGAGTACGACGAGCGCGAGGCGCTCGTCAACATCCGCGCGGAGGCCGGTGGCGTCGATGCCGCCGACTTCGCCGAGCAGCTCCAGCGCATGTACCTGCGCTGGGCCGAGCGGCACGGCTACGGCACGGAGATCTACGAGACCTCGTACGCGGAAGAGGCCGGCATCAAGTCGACCACCTTCGTCGTCAAGGCGCCCTACGCCTACGGCACGCTCTCGGTCGAGCAGGGCACGCACCGCCTGGTGCGCATCTCCCCCTTCGACAACCAGGGCCGCCGTCAGACGTCCTTCGCGGGCGTCGAGATCCTCCCGGTCGTCGAGCAGTCCGACCACGTCGAGATCGACGAGTCCGACCTGCGTGTGGACGTCTACCGCGCGTCGGGCCCGGGCGGCCAGGGTGTCAACACGACCGACTCCGCGGTCCGCATCACCCACATCCCGACCGGCATCGTGGTCTCCTGCCAGAACGAGCGCTCCCAGATCCAGAACAAGGCGAGCGCGATGAACGTCCTCCAGGCGAAGCTCCTGGAGCGTCAGCGCCAGGAGGAGCGGGCCAAGATGGACGCCCTCAAGGGCGACGGCGGCAGCTCCTGGGGCAACCAGATGCGTTCGTACGTCCTCCACCCGTACCAGATGGTCAAGGACCTCCGTACGGAGTTCGAGGTCGGCAACCCGCAGTCGGTGCTGGACGGCGAGATCGACGGCTTCCTGGAAGCGGGAATTCGCTGGCGCAAGCAGCAGGAGAAGTAG
- a CDS encoding serine/threonine-protein kinase has translation MARNIGSRYTAHQILGRGSAGTVWLGEGPEGPVAIKLLREDLASDQELVGRFVQERTALLGLDHPRVVGVRDLVVDGNDLALVMDLVRGTDLRTRLDRERRLAPEAAVAIIADVAEGLAAAHAAGVVHRDVKPENILLDMQGPLGPGGAHPALLTDFGVAKLIDTPRRTRATKIIGTPDYLAPEIVEGLPPRAAVDIYALATVLYELLAGFTPFGGGHPGAVLRRHVTETVVPLPGIPDELWQLIVQCLAKAPASRLRASELAARLHHVLPLLAGMSPLDVDEPDAEPSSEPYEEPDFATLPNGPRRAAVPLVRGSATDSNRDTHTSMRVPAPDELEGGARGTARAPRSAGQRRPGSARHKSSDAVRRRRITLGVAGLVLAAAAGVGGWLAASGDDGSVPPEDSKQSAPSQP, from the coding sequence TTGGCACGGAACATCGGCAGCCGGTACACCGCCCACCAGATCCTCGGGAGGGGCAGCGCGGGCACGGTGTGGCTCGGCGAGGGCCCCGAAGGCCCCGTCGCCATCAAGCTGTTGCGCGAGGATCTCGCGTCCGACCAGGAGCTGGTCGGACGCTTCGTCCAGGAGCGCACGGCCCTTCTCGGACTCGACCACCCGCGCGTCGTCGGCGTCCGTGACCTGGTCGTGGACGGCAACGACCTCGCCCTGGTGATGGACCTCGTCCGCGGCACCGATCTGCGCACCCGCCTCGACCGCGAGCGCCGGCTCGCCCCCGAGGCCGCCGTCGCGATCATCGCCGACGTCGCCGAGGGCCTCGCCGCGGCCCACGCCGCCGGAGTCGTCCACCGCGACGTCAAGCCGGAGAACATCCTGCTCGACATGCAGGGCCCGCTCGGGCCCGGCGGCGCCCACCCCGCGCTGCTCACCGACTTCGGCGTCGCCAAGCTCATCGACACCCCGCGCCGCACCCGGGCCACCAAGATCATCGGTACGCCGGACTACCTCGCCCCGGAGATCGTCGAGGGCCTCCCGCCGCGCGCCGCCGTCGACATCTACGCCCTCGCGACCGTGCTGTACGAGCTCCTCGCGGGCTTCACCCCCTTCGGCGGCGGCCACCCGGGCGCGGTCCTGCGCCGGCACGTCACCGAGACCGTGGTCCCGCTGCCCGGCATCCCGGACGAGCTGTGGCAGCTGATCGTCCAGTGCCTGGCCAAGGCGCCCGCGTCCCGGCTGCGCGCCTCCGAACTCGCCGCGCGCCTCCACCACGTGCTGCCGCTGCTGGCGGGCATGTCCCCGCTGGACGTGGACGAGCCCGATGCCGAGCCTTCGTCCGAGCCGTACGAGGAACCGGACTTCGCGACCCTCCCCAACGGCCCCCGCAGGGCCGCCGTCCCCCTCGTCCGCGGCTCGGCCACCGACTCCAACCGGGACACCCACACCTCGATGCGCGTCCCGGCCCCCGACGAGCTCGAGGGCGGCGCCCGCGGCACCGCCCGCGCCCCCCGCTCCGCGGGTCAGCGCCGCCCCGGCTCCGCCCGGCACAAGTCGTCGGACGCGGTCCGCAGGCGCCGGATCACGCTGGGTGTCGCGGGCCTGGTGCTGGCCGCGGCGGCAGGCGTCGGCGGCTGGCTGGCGGCGAGCGGCGACGACGGCTCCGTACCGCCCGAGGACTCCAAGCAGTCGGCTCCCTCGCAGCCGTAG
- a CDS encoding serine/threonine-protein kinase yields the protein MRPVGSKYLLEEPLGRGATGTVWRARQRETAGAEAAVPGQPGETVAIKVLKEELANDADVVMRFLRERSVLLRLTHPNIVRTRDLVVEGDLLALVMDLVEGPDLHRYLRDNGPFTPVAAALLTAQIADALAASHADGVVHRDLKPANVLLAERGGEMHPMLTDFGIARLADSPGLTRTHEFVGTPAYVAPESAEGRPQTSAVDIYGAGILLYELVTGRPPFAGGTALEVLHRHLSEEPRRPSTVPGPLWTVIERCLRKEPGERPSAENLARGLRTVAAGVGVHSTPAQIEAAEGVGALLAPDPSPATVPGMPGASDPTQVFQSNASQYDPSAATSVMSQTGMPGAADPTAVLPNRGAADPTAVMPPLPPRPDGPPQPGPEDPHPWQSQLQAARDRNEQTQVQYLDPSQDPLRRRPQRQPAPGPQQPPQRQQRPQPQPQPRRQPQQPQQQWAPQPPQRQQYAPQQQYAPPQPPPQQPAPRPPRQRSANPMRIPGLGCLKGCLFTLALFFVAGWLIWELTPLQDWIGQGQSYFKAIGDGISGISKFIEELTASDPGTGTTTGTGGGTGQ from the coding sequence GTGCGGCCGGTAGGCAGCAAGTACCTGCTCGAGGAACCGCTCGGCCGCGGTGCCACGGGCACCGTCTGGCGGGCCCGCCAGCGGGAGACCGCCGGGGCCGAGGCGGCCGTGCCCGGCCAGCCGGGCGAGACCGTCGCGATCAAGGTCCTCAAGGAGGAGCTGGCGAACGACGCGGACGTGGTGATGCGCTTCCTGCGCGAGCGCTCCGTCCTGCTCCGCCTGACCCACCCGAACATCGTCCGCACCCGTGACCTGGTCGTCGAGGGCGACCTCCTCGCCCTGGTGATGGACCTGGTCGAGGGCCCCGACCTGCACCGCTACCTCCGCGACAACGGCCCCTTCACCCCGGTCGCGGCCGCCCTGCTGACCGCCCAGATCGCGGACGCACTCGCCGCGAGCCACGCCGACGGCGTCGTCCACCGCGACCTCAAGCCCGCCAACGTCCTGCTGGCCGAGCGCGGCGGCGAGATGCACCCGATGCTCACCGACTTCGGCATCGCCCGCCTCGCCGACTCCCCGGGCCTGACCCGTACGCACGAGTTCGTCGGCACGCCGGCCTACGTCGCCCCGGAGTCCGCCGAGGGCCGCCCGCAGACCTCCGCCGTCGACATCTACGGCGCCGGAATCCTGCTGTACGAGCTGGTCACCGGCCGCCCCCCGTTCGCCGGCGGCACCGCCCTCGAGGTGCTGCACCGCCACCTCAGCGAGGAGCCCCGCCGCCCGTCCACCGTCCCCGGGCCGCTGTGGACGGTGATAGAGCGCTGCCTGCGCAAGGAGCCCGGCGAGCGGCCGAGCGCCGAGAACCTCGCCCGCGGTCTGCGTACGGTCGCGGCCGGGGTCGGCGTCCACTCCACGCCCGCCCAGATCGAGGCGGCGGAGGGCGTCGGCGCGCTGCTCGCGCCCGACCCGTCGCCCGCCACCGTGCCCGGCATGCCCGGCGCCTCCGACCCCACGCAGGTGTTCCAGAGCAACGCCTCCCAGTACGACCCGTCCGCCGCGACCAGCGTGATGTCCCAGACGGGCATGCCCGGTGCGGCCGACCCCACCGCCGTACTGCCGAACCGGGGCGCCGCCGACCCGACCGCGGTCATGCCGCCCCTGCCGCCGCGCCCCGACGGCCCGCCGCAGCCCGGTCCGGAGGACCCGCACCCCTGGCAGTCCCAGCTCCAGGCGGCCCGCGACCGCAACGAGCAGACCCAGGTCCAGTACCTGGACCCGAGCCAGGACCCGCTGCGCCGGCGCCCGCAGCGGCAGCCGGCCCCCGGGCCGCAGCAGCCGCCCCAGCGCCAGCAGCGGCCCCAGCCGCAGCCGCAGCCGCGACGGCAGCCTCAGCAGCCCCAGCAGCAGTGGGCTCCCCAGCCCCCGCAGCGGCAGCAGTACGCACCGCAGCAGCAGTACGCGCCCCCGCAGCCGCCGCCGCAGCAGCCCGCGCCGCGCCCGCCGCGGCAGCGCAGCGCGAACCCGATGCGGATCCCGGGCCTCGGCTGCCTCAAGGGCTGCCTCTTCACGCTGGCCCTGTTCTTCGTGGCGGGCTGGCTGATCTGGGAGCTGACCCCGCTCCAGGACTGGATCGGCCAGGGCCAGAGCTACTTCAAGGCGATCGGCGACGGGATCTCCGGCATCAGCAAGTTCATCGAGGAGCTCACCGCCTCGGACCCGGGCACCGGTACGACCACGGGCACCGGTGGCGGTACGGGGCAGTAG
- a CDS encoding FHA domain-containing protein, translated as MQIRLTVLAPRSGLSTSGQALGPARACDVLVTAPAGTALAAVASALAAAVSGAEAAPGPVVLFAGRERLDAQRCALGEPPLVDGAVLSLQTPADDEAEDGEAGSQARLHVVAGPDAGGVHLLHGGQIRVGRAAEADVPLDDPDVSRLHCSVTVAEDGGVTVADLGSTNGTTLDGADVGPRPVRLPVGALLRIGESTLRLAPAAAPERLATTPDGEGHLRVGAASADHARSDAPDASGTPGTPGTRDALIAPEAGPGPYGHGDDRAVPEIPGQVPEIPGQRSPSWARGEHDSAAQDAVRRRGRDAVRGATTHGLGGHMPGDPAVHGADATHGGTTHGLGAYLPGGTAADEPGRGAGGPGGLGDSGSPGDRERTAGPGPGRRPRKRGIGAWARRLAGGRDAAGDAGHEWGEPAEAATGPLAETWPDPAAVLLTALGPGPRLWERGPGHAEELVVRLGTAERAGTSAVPVTVGLREAGALGLAGPRERLAGLARSVVAQLAALHSSADLEIVLISADRTRPLERRKADWAWLGWLPHLRPAHGQDCRLLLAYDRDQAAARAAELTRRLDDGPLGPGWPSADRRAVEDAAARHTGPRTVLILDGDPGSAALREATARLTGAGAAGGIHVVCLAETPAASPRSPVAATYEEACAASLAFRECGAVALLSGDVATALRLLRTAAGQPAGHGTVAALDAVSAAWAERFGRALAPLRAAADGDDARSGTARGRAAAVASPLPQSARLLDELGLARATPASLMARWASAPDGTAVLGAGPRGPLSVDLTGEGPHLLIEGPAGSGRTELLRAIAASLAAAGRPDRLGLLLVDGAGGERGEGLAACTELPHVTEHLVASDPVRMRAFAQALGAELKRRAELLGRESFAEWHARRTVADRLVGQRSAPSAESAFAATSPSASARGDRADRGDVDSPDSGSLRLRARAALAAGAATRQTGSGAGGAMAGEAAPQQMRPAAPAADATEGHASPAGPVGQGLASGTAGAVGSAGTAGTAGTAGRRSAAEPRGSRPGAAGASPAGPDGGTGPAGARTTAPAATGAPPTLPRLVVLADDYDALVAPALGSPGRPAAGSVVRALEAVARDGERLGVHLIATSARPDRTEDTELARRARLRVVLDPPPVSPGPDDPAPGRGRLGHPDGRVTPFQGGRVTGRIPRTATLRPTVVELEWERMGDPPTRRQVRELGNGPTDLALLASALDRAARSVDATPLPPLPLHR; from the coding sequence ATGCAGATCCGGCTGACCGTCCTCGCGCCGCGCAGCGGCCTGTCCACGTCCGGGCAGGCCCTGGGCCCTGCGCGCGCATGCGACGTGCTGGTCACGGCCCCCGCGGGCACGGCGCTGGCGGCGGTGGCCTCCGCTCTCGCCGCGGCCGTGTCCGGCGCGGAAGCGGCACCGGGCCCGGTCGTCCTGTTCGCCGGGCGCGAGCGGCTCGACGCCCAGCGGTGCGCGCTGGGCGAGCCCCCGCTGGTCGACGGCGCGGTGCTGTCGCTCCAGACACCCGCCGACGACGAGGCGGAGGACGGCGAGGCCGGGTCCCAGGCCCGGCTCCATGTGGTCGCGGGCCCTGACGCGGGCGGGGTTCATTTGCTGCACGGCGGCCAGATCCGCGTCGGACGCGCGGCGGAGGCGGATGTTCCGCTGGACGACCCCGATGTGTCGCGGCTCCACTGCTCGGTGACCGTCGCCGAGGACGGCGGGGTCACGGTCGCGGACCTCGGCTCCACGAACGGCACGACGCTGGACGGCGCCGACGTCGGTCCCCGTCCGGTGCGGCTTCCCGTGGGCGCGCTCCTCCGTATAGGTGAATCCACCCTCCGCCTGGCGCCTGCGGCGGCCCCCGAGCGGCTGGCGACGACACCGGACGGCGAGGGCCACCTGCGCGTCGGCGCCGCCTCCGCGGATCACGCCCGCAGCGACGCCCCGGACGCCTCCGGCACCCCCGGCACCCCCGGCACCAGGGATGCCCTCATCGCACCGGAGGCCGGGCCGGGTCCGTACGGGCACGGGGACGACCGCGCGGTGCCGGAGATCCCCGGGCAGGTGCCGGAGATCCCCGGGCAGCGGAGTCCTTCGTGGGCCCGGGGGGAGCACGACTCCGCCGCGCAGGATGCGGTGCGCCGACGCGGCCGCGACGCAGTCCGGGGGGCGACGACGCACGGGTTGGGCGGCCACATGCCCGGTGACCCCGCGGTCCACGGCGCGGACGCCACCCACGGCGGGACCACGCACGGCCTGGGCGCTTACCTGCCCGGGGGCACAGCCGCGGACGAGCCGGGCAGGGGCGCGGGCGGCCCCGGTGGCCTCGGCGACTCCGGCAGCCCCGGTGACCGCGAGCGGACCGCGGGCCCCGGCCCGGGGCGGCGCCCGCGGAAGCGCGGCATAGGTGCCTGGGCACGGCGGCTGGCCGGCGGGCGGGACGCCGCCGGTGACGCGGGGCACGAGTGGGGCGAGCCCGCCGAGGCCGCCACTGGGCCCCTTGCCGAGACCTGGCCCGACCCCGCCGCCGTGCTGCTCACCGCTCTCGGGCCGGGGCCCCGGTTGTGGGAGCGCGGGCCGGGACACGCCGAGGAGCTCGTCGTCAGGCTCGGCACCGCGGAGCGGGCCGGCACCTCCGCCGTGCCCGTCACCGTCGGGCTGCGCGAGGCCGGGGCGCTCGGGCTCGCAGGGCCGCGCGAGCGGCTCGCAGGGCTGGCCAGGTCGGTCGTGGCGCAGCTCGCCGCGCTGCACTCATCCGCCGACCTGGAGATCGTGCTGATCAGCGCGGACCGCACGCGGCCCCTGGAGCGGCGCAAAGCCGACTGGGCCTGGCTCGGCTGGCTCCCGCACCTGCGGCCCGCCCACGGCCAGGACTGTCGGCTCCTGCTCGCCTACGACCGGGACCAGGCCGCGGCCCGCGCCGCCGAGCTGACCCGGCGGCTCGACGACGGCCCGCTCGGGCCCGGCTGGCCCAGCGCGGACCGCCGCGCGGTCGAGGACGCGGCGGCGCGCCACACCGGCCCGCGGACCGTGCTGATCCTTGACGGCGACCCCGGCTCCGCGGCGCTCCGCGAGGCCACGGCGCGGCTCACCGGGGCGGGCGCGGCCGGGGGCATCCACGTCGTCTGCCTGGCCGAGACCCCGGCCGCCTCGCCGCGCTCCCCGGTGGCGGCGACGTACGAGGAGGCATGCGCGGCGTCGCTCGCGTTCCGCGAGTGCGGGGCGGTGGCGCTGCTGAGCGGCGACGTGGCGACGGCGCTGCGACTGCTGCGCACGGCGGCGGGGCAGCCTGCCGGACACGGCACGGTCGCCGCGCTGGACGCGGTCTCAGCGGCGTGGGCGGAGCGCTTCGGCCGGGCGCTGGCACCGCTGCGTGCGGCGGCGGACGGGGACGACGCACGGTCCGGGACGGCGCGCGGCAGGGCGGCGGCCGTGGCGTCGCCGCTGCCCCAGTCGGCCCGGCTGCTGGACGAGTTGGGGCTGGCCCGGGCCACGCCCGCGTCGCTGATGGCGCGTTGGGCCTCCGCACCGGACGGCACGGCCGTGCTGGGCGCGGGGCCGCGCGGCCCGCTCTCCGTCGACCTCACCGGCGAGGGACCGCATCTGCTGATCGAGGGCCCCGCGGGCAGCGGGCGCACGGAGCTGCTCCGCGCGATCGCCGCCTCGCTGGCCGCGGCCGGCCGGCCCGACCGGCTCGGGCTGCTGCTGGTCGACGGTGCGGGCGGCGAGCGCGGTGAGGGCCTCGCGGCCTGTACGGAGCTCCCCCATGTCACCGAGCATCTGGTCGCGTCGGACCCGGTCCGGATGCGTGCGTTCGCCCAGGCTCTCGGTGCCGAGCTGAAGCGGCGGGCCGAGCTGCTGGGCCGGGAAAGCTTCGCGGAGTGGCACGCCCGGCGGACGGTCGCGGACCGCCTGGTGGGCCAGCGCTCCGCCCCGTCCGCCGAGTCCGCCTTCGCGGCCACCTCCCCTTCCGCCTCCGCACGGGGCGATCGCGCCGACCGTGGCGATGTCGACTCGCCGGACTCGGGCTCGCTGCGGCTGCGGGCGCGGGCCGCGCTCGCCGCGGGAGCCGCCACGCGGCAGACGGGATCGGGTGCGGGCGGCGCCATGGCGGGCGAGGCGGCGCCACAGCAGATGCGCCCCGCCGCGCCGGCGGCTGATGCCACCGAAGGTCACGCGAGCCCGGCAGGCCCGGTCGGGCAGGGCCTCGCTTCCGGAACCGCCGGAGCTGTCGGATCCGCCGGAACCGCCGGAACCGCCGGAACCGCCGGGCGCCGCTCCGCGGCCGAACCCCGCGGGTCCCGGCCGGGCGCAGCCGGCGCCAGTCCGGCCGGGCCTGACGGTGGCACGGGTCCGGCCGGTGCCCGTACGACCGCCCCTGCGGCGACGGGCGCACCGCCCACGCTGCCCCGCCTGGTCGTGCTCGCCGACGACTACGACGCGCTGGTCGCCCCCGCGCTCGGCAGCCCGGGCCGTCCGGCCGCCGGCTCCGTCGTGCGGGCGCTGGAGGCGGTGGCCAGGGACGGCGAGCGGCTCGGCGTCCATCTCATCGCGACGTCCGCCCGGCCCGACCGCACCGAGGACACCGAGCTGGCACGCCGGGCACGGCTGCGTGTCGTGCTCGATCCGCCGCCCGTGTCCCCCGGCCCGGACGACCCCGCCCCCGGGCGCGGCCGGCTGGGGCATCCGGACGGGCGCGTGACCCCCTTCCAGGGCGGCCGCGTGACCGGCCGCATCCCCCGGACGGCGACGCTCCGGCCCACCGTGGTCGAGCTGGAGTGGGAGCGCATGGGCGACCCGCCGACCCGCCGCCAGGTCCGTGAGCTGGGCAACGGCCCCACGGACCTGGCCCTCCTCGCCAGCGCCCTCGACCGCGCCGCCCGCTCGGTCGACGCCACCCCCCTCCCGCCCCTCCCTCTGCACCGCTGA
- a CDS encoding ABC transporter substrate-binding protein, translating into MRITRTRTRTTRSRAAIGLAAAAALLALTGCGGDNDGGGGSTPDSTSGSDSAPTVRLPKLNGEKIEVAAVWTGPEQENFTKVLKEFEKRTGATVTFVPAQDPIVNFLGTKIAGGSPPDVAMLPQVGAIKETVAKKWAKPLGPEAKAELAKNYAKGWQDLGSVDGTPYGVYFKAASKSLIWYNNAVFENAGATEPKTWKEFLTTAETISASGVTPVSVGGADGWTLTDWFENVYLSQAGPEKYDQLAKHEIKWTDPSVTQALTTLGELFGKPALIAGGADGALQTEFPASVTQTFTGGDQPKGAMVFEGDFVTVNIAQTEAKIGTDAKVFPFPAVGAEPPVVTGGDAAVALTDSKGAQALLTFLASPDAAKIWAGSGGFISPNKSLDVAAYPNDIQRDIAKALIAAGDDFRFDMSDQMPQSFGGTPGKGEWKALQDFLKNPKDIAGTQARLEADAAKAYGN; encoded by the coding sequence ATGCGCATCACTCGTACTCGCACACGCACGACTCGGAGCAGGGCCGCCATCGGGCTCGCGGCCGCTGCTGCCCTCCTGGCACTCACCGGCTGCGGCGGTGACAACGATGGCGGCGGCGGAAGCACACCGGACAGCACCAGCGGCAGCGACTCCGCGCCCACCGTCCGGCTGCCCAAGCTGAACGGCGAGAAGATCGAGGTCGCCGCGGTCTGGACCGGCCCCGAGCAGGAGAACTTCACCAAGGTCCTCAAGGAGTTCGAGAAGCGCACCGGCGCGACCGTCACCTTCGTCCCGGCGCAGGACCCGATCGTCAACTTCCTCGGCACGAAGATCGCCGGCGGCAGCCCGCCCGATGTCGCGATGCTGCCGCAGGTCGGCGCGATCAAGGAGACCGTGGCCAAGAAGTGGGCCAAGCCCCTCGGCCCGGAGGCCAAGGCGGAGCTCGCCAAGAACTACGCCAAGGGCTGGCAGGACCTCGGCTCGGTCGACGGCACCCCGTACGGCGTGTACTTCAAGGCCGCCAGCAAGTCCCTCATCTGGTACAACAACGCGGTCTTCGAGAACGCGGGCGCCACCGAGCCCAAGACCTGGAAGGAATTCCTCACGACGGCCGAGACGATCTCCGCGTCCGGCGTCACCCCGGTCTCGGTCGGCGGCGCGGACGGCTGGACGCTCACCGACTGGTTCGAGAACGTCTATCTCTCGCAGGCAGGCCCGGAGAAGTACGACCAGCTGGCCAAGCACGAGATCAAGTGGACGGACCCGTCCGTCACGCAGGCGCTCACCACCCTCGGCGAGCTGTTCGGCAAGCCGGCCCTGATCGCGGGCGGCGCCGACGGCGCACTGCAGACGGAGTTCCCCGCGTCCGTCACCCAGACCTTCACCGGCGGCGACCAGCCCAAGGGCGCGATGGTCTTCGAGGGCGACTTCGTCACCGTCAACATCGCGCAGACCGAGGCGAAGATCGGTACGGACGCGAAGGTCTTCCCGTTCCCGGCGGTCGGCGCAGAGCCCCCGGTGGTCACCGGCGGCGACGCGGCCGTCGCCCTGACCGACTCCAAGGGCGCCCAGGCCCTGCTGACGTTCCTGGCCTCGCCCGACGCGGCGAAGATCTGGGCCGGGTCCGGCGGCTTCATCTCCCCGAACAAGTCCCTGGACGTGGCCGCGTATCCGAACGACATCCAGCGTGACATCGCGAAGGCGCTGATCGCCGCGGGCGACGACTTCCGCTTCGACATGTCGGACCAGATGCCGCAGTCGTTCGGCGGTACGCCCGGCAAGGGCGAGTGGAAGGCGCTCCAGGACTTCCTGAAGAACCCGAAGGACATCGCGGGCACGCAGGCACGGCTGGAGGCCGACGCGGCCAAGGCGTACGGGAACTGA